Proteins encoded by one window of Vitis riparia cultivar Riparia Gloire de Montpellier isolate 1030 chromosome 11, EGFV_Vit.rip_1.0, whole genome shotgun sequence:
- the LOC117925534 gene encoding uncharacterized protein LOC117925534 has protein sequence MAKLPLSLASTRPYKTKDYSLQPNGISFWAFLVSIFICISIFYVFNLSPSTLFTTPRFWFFISNTLILIIAADSGAFSSSPKENHQDFYDEYLANSRARNSPSVEVVEKSITPVQEVENMVENKVVVHETILELKNDLEKPSESTPEDTSEAYHDKKIEARRIQRSKSDKAISAKTKDEENKTVLRRSETEKLRPSAEENEFLSMSDEELNRRIEEFIQKFNRQIRASRDQY, from the coding sequence ATGGCCAAACTACCTCTAAGTTTAGCATCAACTAGACCTTACAAAACCAAAGACTATTCTCTACAACCAAATGGGATCTCCTTCTGGGCCTTTCTGGTGTccattttcatttgcatttctattttctatgtCTTCAACCTCTCTCCTTCCACTCTCTTTACCACTCCCAGGTTCTGGTTCTTCATTTCCAACACCCTCATCCTTATCATAGCAGCGGATTCCGGTGCTTTCTCCTCCTCCCCAAAAGAAAACCACCAAGATTTCTATGATGAATACTTGGCGAATAGTCGAGCAAGGAACTCTCCATCCGTTGAGGTCGTTGAGAAAAGCATTACACCAGTACAGGAGGTTGAGAATATGGTAGAGAACAAGGTGGTTGTCCATGAAACTATATTAGAACTAAAAAATGATCTTGAAAAGCCTAGTGAATCCACCCCAGAAGATACCAGTGAAGCTTACCATGACAAGAAGATCGAAGCAAGAAGAATTCAGCGTAGCAAGTCTGATAAGGCGATATCGGCGAAGACGAAAGATGAGGAGAACAAGACTGTCCTCCGCAGGTCGGAGACTGAGAAGCTGCGACCAAGTGCCGAGGAAAATGAGTTTCTGAGTATGTCAGATGAAGAACTGAATAGAAGGATCGAGGAGTTCATTCAGAAATTTAACAGGCAAATTCGGGCTTCAAGGGATCAGTACTAG